In a single window of the Bacillus mycoides genome:
- a CDS encoding VanW family protein, whose translation MNLVNLRPKQRSKYRILLGTWYYSTKRYIQWLADGKTYAKTFQQEKLPYTAIQHRTILLRKLKDVDMWYQQNKVVNLKIAIKQLNGIVIRPGETFSYWRLIGKPTRRKGYVEGMILHYGSFQAGIGGGLCQLSNLIYWMTLHTPLTVTERYRHSFDVFPDSKRTQPFGSGATCSYNYLDLQIKNETDQSYQLHLYITDKHLVGEWRIAHPQLYQYEVYEKEHSIQSAYWGGYIRHNVIQRKVYTQQKQFIEDQYVTENHAIMMYEPLLAYNNEEGE comes from the coding sequence ATGAATTTAGTGAACTTACGTCCTAAACAGCGGTCTAAGTATCGCATTCTACTAGGGACATGGTATTACTCTACAAAGAGGTACATTCAGTGGTTAGCAGATGGAAAAACATATGCAAAAACGTTTCAACAAGAAAAGTTACCCTATACAGCGATTCAGCATCGAACGATACTACTTCGTAAGCTCAAAGATGTAGATATGTGGTATCAACAGAATAAAGTTGTTAATTTGAAGATTGCTATTAAACAACTAAATGGTATCGTCATTAGACCGGGAGAAACATTCTCTTACTGGCGTTTAATAGGTAAGCCTACGAGAAGAAAAGGGTATGTAGAGGGCATGATACTACACTATGGATCTTTTCAAGCAGGCATTGGAGGAGGGCTTTGTCAGCTTTCAAATTTAATATATTGGATGACCTTACATACACCATTGACAGTAACAGAGCGATATCGTCATAGTTTTGATGTCTTTCCTGATTCCAAGCGGACCCAACCATTTGGAAGTGGAGCGACTTGTTCTTATAATTATTTGGATTTACAAATCAAAAATGAAACGGACCAATCGTATCAACTTCACCTTTATATTACAGATAAGCATTTAGTCGGTGAGTGGAGAATTGCCCATCCGCAGCTTTATCAATATGAAGTATATGAAAAAGAACACTCAATCCAATCTGCATACTGGGGTGGTTATATACGACATAATGTTATTCAACGTAAAGTATATACTCAACAGAAACAGTTTATAGAAGACCAATATGTAACGGAGAATCACGCTATAATGATGTACGAACCACTATTAGCTTATAATAATGAGGAGGGTGAGTGA
- a CDS encoding S-layer homology domain-containing protein — MYIKLLKSITSLSLIGGALLYTNGSDVKAAETGAFSDVPTSHWSYPAIKDLASKNIISGYGNGMFGFGDVATREQVAALIYRVLVPNKQGGTFSNDGARYVLQDGSTLNNPYGDIRSGSTMFPEEVLTLTKLGIFKGDGNGGFRPKDSVSRAEMAQIIKNAFQVSAKQKHTFNDVPNGFWAENAISAVQSNGIASGTGDGKFEPAKTVTREQYAQFLYNALKYKKPEVAVQDTGDAALLAAFKNEVQTRINTYETNITLPYKTKNSNTKEVMNTLFNAYEEVANKNEYTNYNRSNVSYSLSGSPGNYTFTLNITYRETKEQTEYVMKQAKAVVSSIIQMGMDDHEKVKAIHDYVVKHVSYDTSYKAYTAYEALANRSAVCQGYTLLTYQLLKEAGIENHFVVGTGDGQPHAWNLVKIDSKWYHLDTTFDDPVPDEQGRVTYSYFNLSDEQIARNHEWNRVDYPQATTNYYSTLTNKIATGGTKTPAYQQILKDTKLNYLGNEYIANNYNEFKNKMQQRYSTKSAKIEILYKQSMDGALQDVKKVIGEIGYPQGANRVSYKAEPYNAKEGYSLVTITFM; from the coding sequence ATGTACATAAAACTATTAAAATCAATTACATCCTTATCACTTATTGGTGGTGCTTTATTATATACAAATGGCAGTGATGTGAAAGCTGCTGAAACGGGTGCTTTTTCGGATGTACCTACATCGCACTGGTCCTATCCTGCGATTAAAGACTTAGCGAGTAAAAATATTATTTCAGGTTATGGAAATGGGATGTTTGGTTTTGGTGATGTTGCGACGCGGGAGCAAGTTGCAGCTTTAATTTATCGTGTGTTAGTACCGAATAAGCAAGGTGGTACGTTTAGTAATGATGGTGCTCGTTATGTATTACAAGATGGGTCTACTTTAAATAATCCGTATGGAGATATTCGCTCAGGTTCTACAATGTTTCCGGAAGAGGTTTTAACGTTAACGAAATTGGGGATTTTTAAAGGTGATGGAAATGGCGGTTTTAGACCGAAAGATTCTGTTAGCCGCGCAGAAATGGCGCAAATTATTAAAAATGCGTTCCAAGTTTCAGCTAAACAAAAACATACATTTAATGATGTTCCAAATGGGTTTTGGGCAGAAAACGCGATTAGTGCGGTGCAGTCAAACGGGATTGCATCTGGTACAGGAGACGGGAAATTTGAACCAGCTAAAACGGTAACGCGTGAACAGTATGCACAGTTTTTATATAATGCATTGAAATATAAAAAGCCTGAGGTTGCGGTGCAAGATACAGGAGATGCGGCATTATTAGCAGCATTCAAAAATGAAGTACAAACGCGTATTAATACGTATGAAACGAATATTACACTTCCATATAAAACGAAAAACAGTAATACAAAAGAAGTGATGAATACACTTTTTAACGCATATGAAGAAGTCGCAAATAAAAATGAGTATACAAATTATAATAGATCGAATGTTTCATACTCACTATCTGGATCGCCAGGGAATTATACGTTTACGCTAAATATTACATATCGTGAAACGAAAGAACAAACAGAATATGTGATGAAACAAGCGAAAGCGGTCGTTTCTTCTATTATTCAAATGGGAATGGATGATCATGAAAAAGTGAAGGCAATTCATGATTATGTTGTAAAACATGTTTCTTACGATACGTCTTATAAAGCGTATACAGCATATGAGGCACTCGCGAATCGTTCTGCCGTTTGCCAAGGTTACACACTATTAACCTATCAATTATTAAAAGAAGCTGGAATTGAGAATCATTTTGTAGTAGGAACTGGAGACGGTCAGCCTCATGCTTGGAATTTAGTTAAAATCGATAGCAAGTGGTATCACCTTGATACAACATTCGATGATCCGGTGCCAGATGAACAAGGCCGCGTAACGTATTCTTATTTCAACTTATCTGACGAGCAAATTGCAAGAAATCATGAGTGGAACCGCGTGGACTATCCGCAAGCTACAACAAACTATTATAGTACATTAACAAATAAAATTGCGACAGGTGGTACGAAAACACCTGCATATCAGCAAATATTGAAAGATACAAAGTTAAATTATTTAGGAAATGAATATATCGCAAATAACTATAATGAATTCAAAAATAAAATGCAGCAACGTTATAGCACAAAGTCAGCAAAGATTGAAATTCTTTATAAACAATCAATGGATGGCGCATTGCAAGATGTGAAAAAAGTAATTGGAGAAATCGGTTATCCGCAAGGAGCGAACCGTGTTTCTTATAAAGCTGAGCCGTATAATGCGAAAGAAGGATATTCTTTAGTGACGATTACGTTTATGTAA
- a CDS encoding PadR family transcriptional regulator, giving the protein MNRDKNLPLTETTYYVLLALLEPAHGYLIMQKVEELSNHQVKIAAGTLYGAVENLLKQQLIESVKSEDKRRKVYVITERGKEVLHLDFMRMQHIIGVTKSLLNV; this is encoded by the coding sequence ATGAATAGAGATAAAAATTTACCATTAACGGAAACAACGTATTACGTTCTTTTAGCTTTATTAGAGCCAGCACACGGATATTTAATTATGCAAAAGGTTGAGGAACTTAGTAATCATCAAGTGAAAATCGCAGCGGGTACATTGTATGGTGCGGTTGAAAATTTATTAAAGCAACAATTAATAGAATCGGTAAAAAGTGAAGATAAACGAAGAAAAGTGTATGTCATTACTGAGCGGGGGAAAGAAGTATTACATTTAGACTTTATGAGGATGCAGCACATTATTGGGGTTACAAAAAGCTTATTAAATGTATAG
- a CDS encoding DUF2812 domain-containing protein has protein sequence MWRLKFFLDFEKEEKWLEEMAWKGYQLKSNTFGYKFKIAEPEDATIKIDYRIFYRRSDFINYCTLFEDSGWKHIAGKWWAGTQYFKKIDEESEDDIFSDQMSRAGKYKRLSKTFLELAICYFPLLMLFMFNNTIDLGVMLNPKGLYYTPGLWDMHGAAFLGSFLFETPFALMRGISWLFIPAAIGMFFFFSYKANRLYEERKY, from the coding sequence ATGTGGAGATTGAAATTCTTTTTAGACTTTGAGAAAGAGGAAAAATGGTTAGAAGAGATGGCTTGGAAAGGCTATCAACTAAAAAGTAATACATTTGGTTATAAATTTAAAATCGCAGAACCAGAGGATGCGACAATTAAAATAGATTATAGAATATTTTATAGACGAAGTGATTTTATTAATTATTGTACGTTATTTGAAGATAGCGGCTGGAAGCATATAGCCGGTAAATGGTGGGCAGGCACGCAATATTTTAAAAAGATAGATGAGGAAAGTGAAGATGACATTTTTTCAGATCAAATGTCACGAGCAGGGAAGTATAAACGTTTATCTAAGACATTTTTAGAATTAGCAATATGTTATTTTCCTCTATTAATGCTATTTATGTTTAATAATACAATTGATTTAGGAGTGATGTTAAATCCGAAAGGCCTATACTATACACCAGGATTATGGGATATGCACGGCGCAGCATTTTTAGGATCATTCTTATTTGAAACGCCATTTGCATTAATGAGGGGCATTTCATGGTTGTTTATCCCAGCTGCGATTGGTATGTTTTTCTTTTTCTCATATAAAGCAAATCGATTGTATGAAGAGAGAAAATACTAG
- a CDS encoding immune inhibitor A domain-containing protein: MKKNKKLKPLSVLATAAVLSSSFAFGSHAAYADSPSSLPIDEHLIPEERLAEALKQRGVIDQSASQAETSKAVEKYVEKKKGENPGKEILTGDSLTQEASDFMKKVKDAKMKENEQAQQPTVGPVAGPGAGLNSSKLNGKVPTAPAKQEEYNGAVRKDKVLVLLVEFSDFKHNNIDQEPGYMYSKDFNREHYQKMLFGNEPFTLFDGSKINTFKQYYEEQSGGSYTVDGTVTEWLTVPGKASDYGADAGTGHDNKGPLGPRDLVKEALKAAVAKGINLADYDQFDQYDQNGDGNKNEPDGIIDHLMVVHAGVGQEAGGGKLKDDAIWSHRSKLGSKPYAIDGTKSSVSNWGGKMAAYDYTIEPEDGAVGVFAHEYGHDLGLPDEYDTKYSGQGEPVESWSIMSGGSWAGKIAGTEPTSFSPQNKEFFQKNMNGNWANIVEVDYDKLRTGVGVATYLDQSVTKSKRPGIVRVNLPDKDIKNIESAFGKKFYYSTKGNDIHTTLETPVFDLTNAKDAKFDYKAFYELEAKYDFLDVYAIAEDGTKTRIDRMGEKDVKGGVDTTDGKWVDKSYDLSQFKGKKVKLQFEYLTDIAVAYKGFALDNAALTVDGKVVFSDDAEGGPAMTLKGFTVSNGLEQKKNNYYVEWRNYAGSDTALKHARGPVFNTGMVVWYADQSFTDNWVGVHPGEGFLGVVDSHPEAIVGTLNGQPTVKSSTRYQIADAAFSFDQAPAWRVDSPTRGIFDYKGLPGVAKFDDSKQYINSAIPDAGRKLPKLGLKFEVVGQAEDKSAGAVWIHR, from the coding sequence TTGAAAAAGAATAAGAAGTTAAAACCATTATCAGTTTTAGCAACAGCGGCAGTACTAAGTAGTAGTTTTGCTTTTGGAAGTCATGCGGCGTATGCTGATTCGCCATCATCTCTACCAATAGATGAGCATTTAATACCGGAGGAGCGTTTGGCAGAAGCGCTAAAACAACGGGGCGTAATTGATCAATCTGCATCACAAGCTGAGACGTCAAAGGCTGTCGAAAAATATGTTGAGAAAAAGAAAGGGGAAAACCCTGGTAAAGAAATCTTGACAGGAGATAGTCTTACGCAAGAAGCTTCTGATTTTATGAAAAAAGTAAAAGATGCAAAAATGAAGGAAAATGAACAGGCGCAACAGCCAACAGTAGGGCCAGTAGCTGGACCAGGTGCAGGATTGAATTCTAGTAAATTAAATGGAAAAGTACCTACTGCACCAGCGAAGCAAGAAGAGTACAACGGTGCTGTTCGAAAAGATAAAGTACTTGTTTTACTTGTAGAATTTAGCGATTTTAAGCATAACAATATTGATCAAGAGCCAGGATACATGTATTCTAAGGACTTCAATCGTGAACATTATCAAAAAATGTTATTTGGTAATGAACCATTTACGTTATTTGATGGATCGAAGATTAACACATTTAAACAATATTATGAAGAACAATCTGGCGGCAGCTACACAGTGGATGGAACTGTAACGGAATGGCTTACTGTTCCAGGAAAAGCTTCAGATTATGGTGCGGATGCAGGTACTGGCCATGATAACAAAGGTCCTTTAGGGCCGCGTGATCTTGTGAAAGAAGCATTAAAAGCAGCGGTAGCAAAAGGAATTAACTTAGCTGATTATGACCAATTTGATCAATACGATCAAAATGGTGATGGAAATAAAAACGAGCCAGATGGCATTATTGATCATTTAATGGTTGTACATGCTGGCGTTGGTCAAGAAGCTGGCGGCGGTAAATTGAAAGATGATGCGATTTGGTCTCATCGTTCAAAACTTGGATCAAAACCATATGCGATTGATGGCACAAAATCTTCTGTTTCGAATTGGGGCGGAAAGATGGCTGCATACGATTATACAATCGAGCCTGAAGATGGAGCAGTTGGTGTGTTTGCGCATGAGTATGGTCATGATTTAGGATTACCAGATGAATACGATACGAAGTACTCAGGACAAGGTGAACCTGTTGAGTCATGGTCTATTATGAGTGGCGGCAGCTGGGCTGGAAAAATTGCAGGAACAGAGCCAACAAGTTTCTCACCACAAAATAAAGAGTTTTTCCAAAAGAATATGAATGGCAACTGGGCGAATATCGTTGAGGTAGATTATGATAAACTTCGCACGGGAGTCGGTGTTGCAACATATTTAGATCAAAGTGTTACAAAATCAAAACGACCAGGAATCGTTCGTGTTAACTTGCCAGACAAAGATATTAAAAATATCGAGTCAGCATTTGGTAAGAAGTTTTATTACAGTACAAAAGGAAATGACATTCATACAACACTTGAGACACCAGTATTTGACTTAACAAATGCAAAGGATGCTAAGTTTGATTATAAGGCATTCTACGAACTTGAAGCGAAGTATGATTTCCTTGACGTATATGCGATTGCAGAAGATGGAACGAAGACACGTATTGATAGAATGGGCGAAAAAGATGTAAAAGGCGGCGTGGATACAACTGATGGTAAGTGGGTTGATAAATCATACGATTTAAGCCAATTTAAAGGGAAAAAAGTAAAACTGCAATTTGAGTATTTAACAGATATTGCAGTAGCTTATAAAGGATTTGCGTTAGATAATGCTGCATTAACTGTAGATGGCAAAGTTGTTTTCTCAGATGATGCAGAAGGCGGGCCAGCAATGACGTTAAAAGGATTTACTGTATCTAACGGATTGGAACAGAAAAAAAATAACTACTACGTAGAGTGGAGAAATTACGCTGGTTCTGACACGGCGTTAAAACATGCGCGTGGTCCAGTCTTTAATACAGGAATGGTTGTATGGTATGCGGATCAAAGCTTTACAGATAACTGGGTAGGTGTTCATCCAGGTGAAGGATTCTTAGGAGTAGTAGATTCTCATCCAGAGGCAATCGTAGGTACATTAAACGGACAACCGACTGTGAAGAGCAGTACGCGTTATCAAATTGCCGATGCGGCATTCTCATTTGATCAAGCGCCAGCATGGAGAGTAGACTCGCCAACTCGCGGTATCTTTGACTATAAAGGATTACCAGGAGTTGCAAAATTTGATGATTCTAAGCAGTACATCAACAGCGCTATTCCAGATGCAGGACGTAAGTTGCCGAAATTAGGGTTGAAGTTTGAAGTAGTAGGTCAAGCTGAAGACAAATCTGCAGGTGCAGTTTGGATTCATCGATAG